From Lepus europaeus isolate LE1 chromosome 3, mLepTim1.pri, whole genome shotgun sequence, a single genomic window includes:
- the C3H6orf62 gene encoding uncharacterized protein C6orf62 homolog isoform X7 produces the protein MGDPNSRKKQALNRLRAQLRKKKESLADQFDFKMYIAFVFKEKKKKSALFEVSEVIPVMTNNYEENILKGVRDSSYTLESSIELLQKDVVQLHAPRYQSMRRDVIGCTQEMDFILWPRNDIEKIVCLLFSRWKESDEPFRPVQCLSLRPGCVLCHRAPWSQQAKFEFHHGDYEKQFLHVLSRKDKTGIVVNNPNQSVFLFIDRQHLQVLDQSPWRLKMTVLGS, from the exons ATGGGGGACCCAAACTCCCGGAAGAAACAAGCTCTGAACAGACTACGTGCTCagcttagaaagaaaaaagaatctctaGCTGACCAGTTTGACTTCAAGATGTATATTGCCTTTGTATTCAAGGAGAAG aagaaaaaatcaGCACTTTTTGAAGTGTCTGAAGTTATACCAGTCATGACAAATAATTATGAAGAAAATATCCTGAAAGGTGTGCGAGATTCCAGCTATACCTTGGAAAGTTCCATTGAGCTTTTACAAAAGGATGTGGTACAGCTCCATGCTCCTCGATACCAGTCTATGAGAAGG gATGTAATTGGCTGTACTCAGGAGATGGATTTCATTCTTTGGCCTCGGAATGATATAGAGAAAATTGTCTGTCTCCTGTTTTCTAGGTGGAAGGAATCTGATGAGCCTTTTAGGCCTGTTCAG TGCCtaagtttgagacctggctgtgttCTCTGCCATCGTGCACcttggagtcagcag GCCAAATTTGAGTTTCATCACGGTGACTATGAAAAGCAGTTTCTGCATGTACTGAGCCGCAAGGACAAGACTGGAATTGTTGTCAACAATCCTAACCAGTCAGTGTTTCTCTTCATTGACAGACAGCACTTGcag
- the C3H6orf62 gene encoding uncharacterized protein C6orf62 homolog isoform X11 encodes MGDPNSRKKQALNRLRAQLRKKKESLADQFDFKMYIAFVFKEKKKKSALFEVSEVIPVMTNNYEENILKGVRDSSYTLESSIELLQKDVVQLHAPRYQSMRRDVIGCTQEMDFILWPRNDIEKIVCLLFSRWKESDEPFRPVQTPKNKATIFKLCSICLYLPQEQLTHWAVGTIEDHLCPYMPE; translated from the exons ATGGGGGACCCAAACTCCCGGAAGAAACAAGCTCTGAACAGACTACGTGCTCagcttagaaagaaaaaagaatctctaGCTGACCAGTTTGACTTCAAGATGTATATTGCCTTTGTATTCAAGGAGAAG aagaaaaaatcaGCACTTTTTGAAGTGTCTGAAGTTATACCAGTCATGACAAATAATTATGAAGAAAATATCCTGAAAGGTGTGCGAGATTCCAGCTATACCTTGGAAAGTTCCATTGAGCTTTTACAAAAGGATGTGGTACAGCTCCATGCTCCTCGATACCAGTCTATGAGAAGG gATGTAATTGGCTGTACTCAGGAGATGGATTTCATTCTTTGGCCTCGGAATGATATAGAGAAAATTGTCTGTCTCCTGTTTTCTAGGTGGAAGGAATCTGATGAGCCTTTTAGGCCTGTTCAG ACTCCAAAAAACAAAGCTACAATCTTCAAGTTATGCAGCATCTGCCTCTACCTGCCACAGGAACAGCTTACCCACTGGGCAGTGGGCACCATAGAGGATCACCTCTGTCCTTACATGCCGGAATAG
- the C3H6orf62 gene encoding uncharacterized protein C6orf62 homolog isoform X4: MGDPNSRKKQALNRLRAQLRKKKESLADQFDFKMYIAFVFKEKKKKSALFEVSEVIPVMTNNYEENILKGVRDSSYTLESSIELLQKDVVQLHAPRYQSMRRDVIGCTQEMDFILWPRNDIEKIVCLLFSRWKESDEPFRPVQCLSLRPGCVLCHRAPWSQQAKFEFHHGDYEKQFLHVLSRKDKTGIVVNNPNQSVFLFIDRQHLQTPKNKATIFKLCSICLYLPQEQLTHWAVGTIEDHLCPYMPE; this comes from the exons ATGGGGGACCCAAACTCCCGGAAGAAACAAGCTCTGAACAGACTACGTGCTCagcttagaaagaaaaaagaatctctaGCTGACCAGTTTGACTTCAAGATGTATATTGCCTTTGTATTCAAGGAGAAG aagaaaaaatcaGCACTTTTTGAAGTGTCTGAAGTTATACCAGTCATGACAAATAATTATGAAGAAAATATCCTGAAAGGTGTGCGAGATTCCAGCTATACCTTGGAAAGTTCCATTGAGCTTTTACAAAAGGATGTGGTACAGCTCCATGCTCCTCGATACCAGTCTATGAGAAGG gATGTAATTGGCTGTACTCAGGAGATGGATTTCATTCTTTGGCCTCGGAATGATATAGAGAAAATTGTCTGTCTCCTGTTTTCTAGGTGGAAGGAATCTGATGAGCCTTTTAGGCCTGTTCAG TGCCtaagtttgagacctggctgtgttCTCTGCCATCGTGCACcttggagtcagcag GCCAAATTTGAGTTTCATCACGGTGACTATGAAAAGCAGTTTCTGCATGTACTGAGCCGCAAGGACAAGACTGGAATTGTTGTCAACAATCCTAACCAGTCAGTGTTTCTCTTCATTGACAGACAGCACTTGcag ACTCCAAAAAACAAAGCTACAATCTTCAAGTTATGCAGCATCTGCCTCTACCTGCCACAGGAACAGCTTACCCACTGGGCAGTGGGCACCATAGAGGATCACCTCTGTCCTTACATGCCGGAATAG
- the C3H6orf62 gene encoding uncharacterized protein C6orf62 homolog isoform X10 codes for MSANPRDPVSPVVRKKKSALFEVSEVIPVMTNNYEENILKGVRDSSYTLESSIELLQKDVVQLHAPRYQSMRRDVIGCTQEMDFILWPRNDIEKIVCLLFSRWKESDEPFRPVQAKFEFHHGDYEKQFLHVLSRKDKTGIVVNNPNQSVFLFIDRQHLQTPKNKATIFKLCSICLYLPQEQLTHWAVGTIEDHLCPYMPE; via the exons ATGAGTGCGAACCCGAGGGATCCTGTGTCTCCCGTGGTGCGA aagaaaaaatcaGCACTTTTTGAAGTGTCTGAAGTTATACCAGTCATGACAAATAATTATGAAGAAAATATCCTGAAAGGTGTGCGAGATTCCAGCTATACCTTGGAAAGTTCCATTGAGCTTTTACAAAAGGATGTGGTACAGCTCCATGCTCCTCGATACCAGTCTATGAGAAGG gATGTAATTGGCTGTACTCAGGAGATGGATTTCATTCTTTGGCCTCGGAATGATATAGAGAAAATTGTCTGTCTCCTGTTTTCTAGGTGGAAGGAATCTGATGAGCCTTTTAGGCCTGTTCAG GCCAAATTTGAGTTTCATCACGGTGACTATGAAAAGCAGTTTCTGCATGTACTGAGCCGCAAGGACAAGACTGGAATTGTTGTCAACAATCCTAACCAGTCAGTGTTTCTCTTCATTGACAGACAGCACTTGcag ACTCCAAAAAACAAAGCTACAATCTTCAAGTTATGCAGCATCTGCCTCTACCTGCCACAGGAACAGCTTACCCACTGGGCAGTGGGCACCATAGAGGATCACCTCTGTCCTTACATGCCGGAATAG
- the C3H6orf62 gene encoding uncharacterized protein C6orf62 homolog isoform X6, which translates to MGDPNSRKKQALNRLRAQLRKKKESLADQFDFKMYIAFVFKEKKKKSALFEVSEVIPVMTNNYEENILKGVRDSSYTLESSIELLQKDVVQLHAPRYQSMRRDVIGCTQEMDFILWPRNDIEKIVCLLFSRWKESDEPFRPVQAKFEFHHGDYEKQFLHVLSRKDKTGIVVNNPNQSVFLFIDRQHLQTPKNKATIFKLCSICLYLPQEQLTHWAVGTIEDHLCPYMPE; encoded by the exons ATGGGGGACCCAAACTCCCGGAAGAAACAAGCTCTGAACAGACTACGTGCTCagcttagaaagaaaaaagaatctctaGCTGACCAGTTTGACTTCAAGATGTATATTGCCTTTGTATTCAAGGAGAAG aagaaaaaatcaGCACTTTTTGAAGTGTCTGAAGTTATACCAGTCATGACAAATAATTATGAAGAAAATATCCTGAAAGGTGTGCGAGATTCCAGCTATACCTTGGAAAGTTCCATTGAGCTTTTACAAAAGGATGTGGTACAGCTCCATGCTCCTCGATACCAGTCTATGAGAAGG gATGTAATTGGCTGTACTCAGGAGATGGATTTCATTCTTTGGCCTCGGAATGATATAGAGAAAATTGTCTGTCTCCTGTTTTCTAGGTGGAAGGAATCTGATGAGCCTTTTAGGCCTGTTCAG GCCAAATTTGAGTTTCATCACGGTGACTATGAAAAGCAGTTTCTGCATGTACTGAGCCGCAAGGACAAGACTGGAATTGTTGTCAACAATCCTAACCAGTCAGTGTTTCTCTTCATTGACAGACAGCACTTGcag ACTCCAAAAAACAAAGCTACAATCTTCAAGTTATGCAGCATCTGCCTCTACCTGCCACAGGAACAGCTTACCCACTGGGCAGTGGGCACCATAGAGGATCACCTCTGTCCTTACATGCCGGAATAG